One window from the genome of Pandoraea fibrosis encodes:
- the aat gene encoding leucyl/phenylalanyl-tRNA--protein transferase, translated as MVVWLEANDPFPAVAEALDASSDAPGLLAAGLDLSPQRLLAAYRQGIFPWYSQGQPVLWWSPDPRMVLRPENFVVSHNFRKLLRRVLRDDAWEIRLDADFAAVMQACAQAPRRGQDGTWITPAIVAAYRALHDAGLAHSVETFYEGERVGGLYGVALGRMFYGESMFAKRTDASKIALAALVAFARTHAIEVIDCQQSTAHLASLGGGEIPRQAFLAHVQTAVMAPAPVWRLDKQMLSALAYGNAADKAHEVLQ; from the coding sequence ATGGTCGTCTGGCTCGAAGCAAACGATCCCTTCCCAGCGGTGGCCGAAGCGCTCGACGCCTCGAGCGACGCGCCCGGGCTGCTCGCGGCCGGCCTCGACCTCTCACCGCAACGTCTGCTCGCCGCGTACCGGCAAGGCATCTTCCCGTGGTACTCGCAGGGACAGCCGGTGCTCTGGTGGAGCCCCGATCCGCGCATGGTCCTGCGCCCCGAGAACTTCGTCGTCAGCCATAACTTCCGCAAATTGCTGCGCCGCGTGTTGCGCGACGACGCCTGGGAAATCCGTCTGGACGCCGACTTTGCCGCCGTCATGCAAGCGTGCGCGCAAGCCCCCCGGCGCGGCCAGGACGGCACATGGATCACCCCCGCCATCGTTGCCGCCTACCGCGCGCTGCACGACGCCGGGCTGGCCCACAGTGTGGAAACCTTCTACGAAGGCGAGCGTGTCGGCGGCCTTTACGGCGTGGCGCTCGGGCGCATGTTCTACGGCGAATCGATGTTCGCGAAGCGTACCGACGCGTCGAAAATCGCGCTCGCCGCCCTCGTCGCGTTTGCACGCACACACGCAATAGAGGTGATAGACTGCCAGCAAAGTACTGCCCATCTGGCGTCGCTCGGCGGCGGCGAAATTCCCCGCCAGGCATTTCTGGCGCACGTTCAGACGGCGGTCATGGCCCCCGCGCCGGTCTGGCGTCTGGATAAGCAGATGCTCAGCGCCCTGGCCTACGGTAACGCAGCAGACAAGGCTCACGAGGTTTTGCAGTGA